The genomic region GTGGCTACAGAGAGTAGGATGGACTCTCTGGGTATGAGGGGCCCATCCCTAAACCAGGACTTCCTACACAGTGTGCTGAATGCTGTTCCCCGTGGACTGACAGTAGGCCCCTCTCTAGCAAATGATGGCCAGTTGGGGCTCTGGTGTGTAGGACATGCTCTGCAGAAAGGGATGCTTCTGGGTGTGGAAAACCAAAGCAACACCTTTGACCAAAGTGAAGACTTTACAGAGGTATGTATCAGAGTGGTTGTGATGGCGGAGGCACACACTTGCTCAAGTTTCTATAacattgcaaatgtattgaatgtAACACATTTGTTGTCGTCAGAGCTTGATGGAAGAAGCGTATCAGACGATAATCAAGGGGCATCTTTGGGACAGGTGCTATTGGATTAGGTAGGTGTCTCTAGGTAAAGAAGAATAACCCAATGGTTGTTTTTTTTGTAGCACTCAGCTGTATCAAACACATTAACATTACTGTCACATTGAATTTGGTCATTGGGAGAGAGAAACCCTCTTTGTTTTATGCAGATTTGCCTGTAATGCAAGGAGAAAGGATGAACAGAATGTTACTGTTCATGAGGTGGATGGAAGTCTCTGTCTAAGGGCCTGCAAAGACATCAACCCAGGGACAGAACTTCTGCTTTGGAGTTTCCTAGCTGGTCCTCTGGAACACGATGGAAGCCAAGGAGGGTCACTAACAACACCAGGCAAACCTCGCAAACAAGTTACACCTCGCAAGTCCAGGGAGGAGAGATCCCCAGGTGTAAACTCCACGGAGCAAGAGCTCAAGCTTACAGGTAGCCTGACACCCACATTCTTAATACAcactaatacattttttttaccaATAAGGATGATGTTATGAAATTATGATATTTTATATTTGGATAGTGGTTTCTGAAATGTTACGTGGAAGATATTTGTATGTCTTACAGAGCCTGAGGAGCACACTGAAGATTCAGACATGTCAACTTCTCCACTGGGGTCTACAGAGTCTatgatggtggaggaggagaaaagcCAGGCTGGAATCAAAAGGACCAAACCTCTTATCTACAAAATGAAAAAGAGATGTGTGAGAGACTCTCATTCCAGGGGTGAGAAAACAATGGAACAGAATGGAGAAGTTGACTCAGGCAAAATAATAAAAACAGAACATTTCATTCCAGAAATAACCAATGTGCCATGCTCTAATGAGGACAAACTTGTGAGTCCTGCAGACGAGCCTCCAAAGAGCAGTGAAGAACCAGGTAATGTGGTAAGAAAACCCCAGGAGGAACAGGGGCCACAGGTTGTCAGGGCCAGTTGCAGACTGGCTGCTAAACCCAGGAAGGTGCATTCATTAGTCGGCTGTATCCACAAGCGTCTTCAAGGGCACAAAAATAGGTATCTGGATCGTCAAGTGACATTGGAGGTTACGTCCAGAGTTGGTGATGAAAATGGTCAAGCTTGCCAAGAAACAGACATAAAAGGTAGAGAAAATATAGGCTCAGATGAAATCTCAAAGGATAGTGACAAAGGGGGGAAGAAAGACCCGGAGGAGCTTATGACAGCTCCAGACCTCTTTAACATCAGGGAAAGGAGGTATACATGTGACGAGTGTGACAAGAGTTTCTTCCAGCTCTGTCACCTGAAGAAGCACAAATTCACTCACTCGGACCTGAAGCCTTACTTATGCACAGAGTGTGGTAAGAATTACAGCTCCCAAGAGAACTTCAGGGCCCACCTTCTAATGCATAAGGGAGAGAGGCCATTCAAGTGCCAGCAGTGTGACAAGAGCTATGGCCTGAAACGGGATCTGAAGGAGCATGAAGTTCTTCATACAGGAGAGAGGCCTTTTGTCTGCGATATCTGTGGGAAGGCTTTTGCCCGCCGGCCTTCATTACGTATTCATAGAGAGGCCCACCGCGCCAAGGAAGAGAATTACCATGCTCCTAAGCTCAGGTGCCCTGTATGCGATAAAGAACTGGCCAATTCGGGCTCCCTTAGGAATCACATGCGCTTGCACACAGGAGAACGGCCTTATGCCTGTCCCCACTGCAGTAAGACATTCCGACAGCGGGGAAACCTTTTGGG from Salvelinus fontinalis isolate EN_2023a chromosome 35, ASM2944872v1, whole genome shotgun sequence harbors:
- the LOC129834219 gene encoding zinc finger protein 408-like isoform X2, with translation MDSLGMRGPSLNQDFLHSVLNAVPRGLTVGPSLANDGQLGLWCVGHALQKGMLLGVENQSNTFDQSEDFTESLMEEAYQTIIKGHLWDRCYWIRFACNARRKDEQNVTVHEVDGSLCLRACKDINPGTELLLWSFLAGPLEHDGSQGGSLTTPGKPRKQVTPRKSREERSPGVNSTEQELKLTEPEEHTEDSDMSTSPLGSTESMMVEEEKSQAGIKRTKPLIYKMKKRCVRDSHSRGEKTMEQNGEVDSGKIIKTEHFIPEITNVPCSNEDKLVSPADEPPKSSEEPGNVVRKPQEEQGPQVVRASCRLAAKPRKVHSLVGCIHKRLQGHKNRYLDRQVTLEVTSRVGDENGQACQETDIKGRENIGSDEISKDSDKGGKKDPEELMTAPDLFNIRERRYTCDECDKSFFQLCHLKKHKFTHSDLKPYLCTECGKNYSSQENFRAHLLMHKGERPFKCQQCDKSYGLKRDLKEHEVLHTGERPFVCDICGKAFARRPSLRIHREAHRAKEENYHAPKLRCPVCDKELANSGSLRNHMRLHTGERPYACPHCSKTFRQRGNLLGHLRIHTGEKPYKCNHCNQYFSQVPELRRHLISHTGEVYLCPICGKALRDPHTLRAHERLHTGERPHKCEVCGKAYTMATKLRRHMKSHLEEKPYKCQACGAGYTLMQSLVRHQLSHKKREDRTSGELADALAALESSHSAPARGRPRKTPRKTEVKPWVDVTEENMESQTVVYVQAIEDLAMPNSGEVIVSTYDSYHDNAISSVVIEEGLEQDAGQIQLNENVIEIVVSDSSDKCIVVREHKTHSNLVILQGEDGLSSVAETIEIETGV
- the LOC129834219 gene encoding zinc finger protein 408-like isoform X1, yielding MIQIGQDPVEILKSRMDSLGMRGPSLNQDFLHSVLNAVPRGLTVGPSLANDGQLGLWCVGHALQKGMLLGVENQSNTFDQSEDFTESLMEEAYQTIIKGHLWDRCYWIRFACNARRKDEQNVTVHEVDGSLCLRACKDINPGTELLLWSFLAGPLEHDGSQGGSLTTPGKPRKQVTPRKSREERSPGVNSTEQELKLTEPEEHTEDSDMSTSPLGSTESMMVEEEKSQAGIKRTKPLIYKMKKRCVRDSHSRGEKTMEQNGEVDSGKIIKTEHFIPEITNVPCSNEDKLVSPADEPPKSSEEPGNVVRKPQEEQGPQVVRASCRLAAKPRKVHSLVGCIHKRLQGHKNRYLDRQVTLEVTSRVGDENGQACQETDIKGRENIGSDEISKDSDKGGKKDPEELMTAPDLFNIRERRYTCDECDKSFFQLCHLKKHKFTHSDLKPYLCTECGKNYSSQENFRAHLLMHKGERPFKCQQCDKSYGLKRDLKEHEVLHTGERPFVCDICGKAFARRPSLRIHREAHRAKEENYHAPKLRCPVCDKELANSGSLRNHMRLHTGERPYACPHCSKTFRQRGNLLGHLRIHTGEKPYKCNHCNQYFSQVPELRRHLISHTGEVYLCPICGKALRDPHTLRAHERLHTGERPHKCEVCGKAYTMATKLRRHMKSHLEEKPYKCQACGAGYTLMQSLVRHQLSHKKREDRTSGELADALAALESSHSAPARGRPRKTPRKTEVKPWVDVTEENMESQTVVYVQAIEDLAMPNSGEVIVSTYDSYHDNAISSVVIEEGLEQDAGQIQLNENVIEIVVSDSSDKCIVVREHKTHSNLVILQGEDGLSSVAETIEIETGV
- the LOC129834219 gene encoding zinc finger protein 408-like isoform X3, with product MEKTNDTNWPRPCGNPDVLNAVPRGLTVGPSLANDGQLGLWCVGHALQKGMLLGVENQSNTFDQSEDFTESLMEEAYQTIIKGHLWDRCYWIRFACNARRKDEQNVTVHEVDGSLCLRACKDINPGTELLLWSFLAGPLEHDGSQGGSLTTPGKPRKQVTPRKSREERSPGVNSTEQELKLTEPEEHTEDSDMSTSPLGSTESMMVEEEKSQAGIKRTKPLIYKMKKRCVRDSHSRGEKTMEQNGEVDSGKIIKTEHFIPEITNVPCSNEDKLVSPADEPPKSSEEPGNVVRKPQEEQGPQVVRASCRLAAKPRKVHSLVGCIHKRLQGHKNRYLDRQVTLEVTSRVGDENGQACQETDIKGRENIGSDEISKDSDKGGKKDPEELMTAPDLFNIRERRYTCDECDKSFFQLCHLKKHKFTHSDLKPYLCTECGKNYSSQENFRAHLLMHKGERPFKCQQCDKSYGLKRDLKEHEVLHTGERPFVCDICGKAFARRPSLRIHREAHRAKEENYHAPKLRCPVCDKELANSGSLRNHMRLHTGERPYACPHCSKTFRQRGNLLGHLRIHTGEKPYKCNHCNQYFSQVPELRRHLISHTGEVYLCPICGKALRDPHTLRAHERLHTGERPHKCEVCGKAYTMATKLRRHMKSHLEEKPYKCQACGAGYTLMQSLVRHQLSHKKREDRTSGELADALAALESSHSAPARGRPRKTPRKTEVKPWVDVTEENMESQTVVYVQAIEDLAMPNSGEVIVSTYDSYHDNAISSVVIEEGLEQDAGQIQLNENVIEIVVSDSSDKCIVVREHKTHSNLVILQGEDGLSSVAETIEIETGV